A genome region from Geodermatophilus bullaregiensis includes the following:
- a CDS encoding PucR family transcriptional regulator, which yields MSTGGEQVQAASSGTGSGAGPGMGSDAGARLAELVPALLDRLDEMTDRMAEILVETEPAYREALTGGDPRMRSTLRRNLEVGVRGLSPDVPAAYHQSHAEGARAVGRLRAAQGIPLEAVLRAYRLGGQITWEALVALSRQGDRHDDALLLEVAGSLWRTNDRGCSAAAEGYRAEERRLSGLDAVERQRLLDGLLDGRGGDPAFVRTAGELLAVPLGGRLAVVVAPAVEEEADPVPEAAAALLKRGVRSVWGIRSQAQVGVVALGARRLPELLAWLGVLAGGPVGVSAVVEGAAAVAGAYRLAETAARTLPAGVARVVTIDDRLPEALLSNSPEIGSRLVGQTLGLLLELPHDEQEVLLETLSAFLDADGSPTRAADLLYCHRNTVMHRLRRIESVTGRKLTDPRARLLWQLALLGTGHHDAVHRRPVRDSA from the coding sequence ATGAGTACCGGAGGTGAGCAGGTGCAGGCGGCCTCGTCGGGGACCGGGTCGGGCGCCGGGCCGGGGATGGGGTCCGACGCCGGGGCGCGGCTGGCCGAGCTGGTCCCCGCGCTGCTCGACCGCCTCGACGAGATGACCGACCGGATGGCCGAGATCCTGGTCGAGACCGAGCCGGCCTACCGCGAGGCGCTGACCGGCGGTGACCCCCGGATGCGGAGCACGCTGCGGCGCAACCTCGAGGTCGGCGTCCGCGGGTTGTCCCCGGACGTCCCGGCGGCCTACCACCAGAGCCACGCCGAGGGCGCCCGCGCCGTCGGCCGCCTGCGTGCGGCCCAGGGCATCCCCCTGGAGGCGGTCCTGCGCGCCTACCGGCTCGGCGGCCAGATCACCTGGGAGGCGCTGGTCGCGCTCTCCCGCCAGGGCGACCGGCACGACGACGCCCTGCTGCTCGAGGTGGCCGGCTCGCTGTGGCGCACCAACGACCGCGGGTGCAGTGCCGCCGCGGAGGGCTACCGCGCCGAGGAGCGGCGGCTGTCCGGCCTGGACGCCGTCGAGCGCCAGCGCCTGCTCGACGGCCTGCTCGACGGCCGCGGCGGCGACCCGGCCTTCGTGCGGACGGCGGGTGAGCTGCTCGCCGTGCCGCTCGGGGGCCGGCTGGCCGTGGTCGTCGCCCCCGCCGTCGAGGAGGAGGCCGACCCGGTGCCCGAGGCGGCCGCGGCGCTGCTCAAGCGCGGCGTCCGGTCGGTGTGGGGGATCCGCTCGCAGGCGCAGGTCGGGGTGGTCGCCCTCGGGGCCCGGCGGCTGCCCGAGCTGCTGGCCTGGCTGGGGGTGCTGGCCGGCGGCCCCGTCGGGGTGTCGGCGGTGGTGGAGGGGGCGGCGGCCGTCGCCGGCGCCTACCGGCTGGCCGAGACCGCCGCGCGGACGCTGCCCGCCGGAGTGGCCCGCGTGGTCACCATCGACGACCGGCTGCCCGAGGCGCTGCTGAGCAACTCCCCGGAGATCGGCTCACGGCTGGTCGGCCAGACCCTCGGCCTGCTGCTGGAGCTGCCGCACGACGAGCAGGAGGTGCTGCTGGAGACGCTGTCGGCCTTCCTCGACGCCGACGGCTCGCCGACCCGCGCCGCCGACCTCCTGTACTGCCACCGCAACACGGTCATGCACCGGCTGCGGCGGATCGAGTCGGTGACCGGCCGCAAGCTCACCGACCCCCGGGCCCGGCTGCTGTGGCAGCTGGCCCTGCTGGGCACCGGGCACCACGACGCGGTGCACCGCCGCCCGGTCCGCGACTCGGCGTGA